In Cicer arietinum cultivar CDC Frontier isolate Library 1 chromosome 1, Cicar.CDCFrontier_v2.0, whole genome shotgun sequence, one DNA window encodes the following:
- the LOC101514711 gene encoding uncharacterized protein — protein MGDHPRSPTLDLHNIFKIPKTKSLKDVSKVYKSFVSKRQHDKKSHEEPTTPLGFDHINDNRRVDEDFWSTNLMSRSESRRSKTPTPRTRPLSRHGSRRCTTPTPTSLSRSSSRKSATEIAASSLKRIVSRRSSSSAASLSRNTSKLDISEPELLPNFPTSPTDDFVIKSSRETGHIHAVSLSSNLSRRSTTPIIFSQTTVRRKPPEVQKKLHCTLEELCFGTVKKIKVTRDVIKHPGVIIQEEEILKIEVKPGWRKGTKITFEGVGDEKPGYLPTDIVFLIDEKKHPLFMRDGNDLEIGVEIPLVDALAGCSIPIPLLGGDKMTLSFENTVIYPGFEKVIQGQGMPNPKNNSTRGDLHVKFLIDFPTELNDEQRKEAVSILQDCC, from the exons ATGGGAGACCACCCACGCTCCCCAACATTGGATTTGCATAACATCTTTAAGATTCCAAAAACTAAATCTTTGAAAGATGTTAGCAAGGTTTAcaaatcttttgtatccaaaaGGCAACATGACAAGAAATCTCATGAG GAACCAACAACACCCTTAGGTTTTGATCACATTAATGACAATAGAAGAGTGGATGAAGACTTTTGGAGTACTAATTTAATGTCAAGAAGTGAAAGTAGAAGATCAAAAACTCCAACACCAAGAACAAGGCCACTATCAAGACATGGAAGCAGAAGATGCACAACACCAACACCAACCTCATTATCAAGAAGTTCAAGTAGAAAAAGTGCAACAGAAATTGCTGCATCATCACTGAAAAGGATTGTGAGCAGAAGGAGTAGTTCATCAGCAGCTTCTTTATCAAGAAACACAAGCAAATTGGACATCTCTGAACCTGAGCTATTGCCTAATTTTCCAACATCTCCAACAGATGATTTTGTGATAAAAAGCTCAAGAGAAACTGGACATATACATGCAGTGTCTCTGTCAAGCAATCTCAGCCGTAGATCTACGACACCTATCATATTTTCACAGACAACAGTAAGAAGAAAACCACCAGAAGTACAGAAAAAGCTTCATTGCACACTTGAGGAGTTATGCTTTGGAACAGTCAAAAAGATTAAAGTTACTAGAGATGTTATCAAACACCCCGG GGTGATTATCCAGGaggaagaaatattaaaaatagaagtGAAGCCAGGATGGAGAAAAGGAACAAAGATTACATTTGAAGGAGTTGGTGATGAGAAACCTGGATACCTCCCTACTGATATagtatttttaattgatgaaaaGAAACACCCTTTGTTTATGAGAGATGGCAATGATTTGGAAATTGGTGTTGAGATTCCTCTAGTAGATGCACTTGCAGGCTGCTCCATACCAATTCCTCTATTAGGAGGAGATAAGATGACTTTATCATTTGAAAATACTGTCATATACCCTGGATTTGAGAAGGTTATTCAAGGTCAAGGAATGCCAAACCCTAAAAATAACAGTACAAGAGGTGACCTACATGTCAAATTCCTCATTGATTTTCCCACAGAACTAAATGATGAACAAAGGAAAGAAGCTGTTAGTATTCTACAAGATTGTTGCTAA
- the LOC101514383 gene encoding membralin-like protein At1g60995 encodes MDPEQTFIRVQERFSQMLTPKVRVTLEYLYLFMAITFFCILVVMHANYVQQPGCSGELSGVLTSEAQLIQIKITSAGLWSHNDPESNIIDSSEAEAVKDKMEVSDVNQDELTFLGSKFLWNWIGTGARRGKLAFKFWKTDTEFLEEQAETSTSSQNSRLVVEEAVIKIDKEEPRSSFTLSAKETLKAAIIHFGKKWYRRISFIWRHTMQIIGSFQKLWDIAGVHLNLDIPKWMHILHLDKVNSNAVQWLKQKTKLFEPTYLYTMEKGYFLLPESAKSHHNIRTVNVSISAWHSCFGNRWQQLLINRFVGYDTILINSLLSSPGQGYLYNYQSKEFYNLSYTLEVPEVPAKFGDYLVTKCGVLMMSLFVFFTTTMSVSFTLRETQTRMLKFTVQLQHHARHRLPTFQLIFVHVIESLVFVPIMIGILFFLFEFYDDQLLAFMVLILVWLCELFTLISVRTPISMKFFPRFFLLYFLVFHIYFFSYAYGFSYLALSTTAAFMQHLILYFWNRFEVPALQRFMQNRRSQLQQHPDFHITSSTILASTLHITRFNTRNQGLTATDLPPGTGFRPGFDQSMPQNGPGVADTQGRSENNPGRVANPAQIPGQGDIRQAERGPNPGSMNSFSSLLLWILGGASSEGLNSFFSMFRDVRDQGQVYTETPRHDNRENQESERQR; translated from the exons ATGGATCCAGAACAGACATTCATACGTGTTCAGGAGAGGTTTTCTCAGATGCTGACTCCAAAAGTCAGAGTCACTTTGGAGTATCTCTACCTATTCATGGCTATCACCTTCTTCTGTATTCTCGTTGTCATGCACGCCAATTACGTTCAACAG CCTGGGTGTTCAGGTGAGCTATCAGGAGTTCTGACATCAGAAGCCCAACTTATTCAGATTAAG ATAACCAGTGCCGGCTTGTGGTCTCACAATGATCCTGAATCAAACATAATAGATTCTTCAGAAGCAGAAGCGGTAAAAGATAAAATGGAGGTTTCTGATGTCAATCAAGATGAATTGACATTTTTAGGTTCCAAGTTTTTGTGGAACTGGATTGGTACAGGTGCTAGGAGGGGAAAATTGGCATTCAAGTTTTGGAAGACTGACACCGAGTTTCTTGAAGAACAAGCTGAGACCTCTACAAGTAGCCAAAACTCCAGGCTAGTGGTTGAAGAAGCTGTCATCAAAATTGATAAAGAGGAGCCACGGAGTAGTTTTACCTTATCAGCCAAAGAGACACTAAAAGCAGCAATTATACATTTTGGTAAAAAGTGGTATAGGCGAATCTCATTCATTTGGAGACACACAATGCAGATAATTGGAAGTTTCCAGAAGCTGTGG GATATTGCCGGTGTACACCTAAATCTTGATATTCCCAAATGGATGCATATCCTTCATTTGGACAAGGTTAACTCTAATGCAG TGCAATGGCTTAAACAGAAAACCAAGTTGTTTGAACCCACATATTTGTACACTATGGAAAAG GGGTATTTCTTATTACCTGAAAGTGCCAAGTCTCACCATAATATACGCACTGTTAATGTTAGCATATCAGCCTGGCACTCCTGCTTTGGAAACAG GTGGCAGCAACTACTCATAAACAGATTTGTAGGATATGATACAATTTTAATCAACAGCTTATTGAGTTCTCCTGGTCAAG GTTATCTTTATAATTACCAATCAAAGGAATTCTATAACCTTAGTTATACACTAGAAGTTCCTGAAGTCCCAGCTAAGTTTGGAG ATTACCTTGTAACAAAGTGTGGCGTGCTTATGATGTCCTTGTTTGTGTTTTTTACTACCACAATGTCTGTGTCATTTACATTGAGAGAAACACAGACTCGCATGCTGAAGTTTACAG TGCAGCTTCAACACCATGCTCGGCATCGCCTTCCAACATTTCAGTTGATCTTTGTACATGTGATTGAATCCCTAGTCTTTGTTCCT ATTATGATTGGTATTCTGTTTTTCCTGTTTGAGTTTTATGACGATCAGCTTCTTGCTTTCATGGTCTTGATTCTTGTCTGGTTGTGTGAGCTATTTACTCTTATTag TGTTCGAACACCAATATCAATGAAGTTCTTCCCTCGCTTCTTTCTGCTGTATTTTCTGGTCTTTCACATATATTTCTTTTCTTATGCTTATG GTTTTTCATATTTGGCCCTCTCTACAACCGCAGCTTTTATGCAACACCTTATCCTGTATTTTTGGAATCGATTTGAG GTACCGGCTTTGCAAAGGTTCATGCAAAATCGACGATCACAACTTCAACAACACCCAGACTTTCACATTACCTCATCTACTATCCTTGCATCAACATTACACATCACAAGATTCAACACAAGGAACCAGGGATTAACTGCCACAGATCTGCCTCCCGGGACAGGGTTCAGACCTGGTTTTGATCAATCAATGCCTCAGAATGGACCAGGAGTTGCTGACACTCAAGGGAGGTCAGAAAATAATCCTGGCAGGGTTGCCAACCCTGCACAGATTCCTGGGCAAGGTGATATTCGACAAGCTGAAAGGGGTCCCAACCCTGGATCTATGAATTCGTTCAGTTCTTTGTTATTATGGATATTAGGAGGTGCTTCATCTGAGGGTCTCAACTCGTTTTTTTCCATGTTCAGAGATGTGAGGGACCAAGGACAAGTTTATACTGAAACTCCTAGGCATGATAACCGCGAGAATCAAGAGAGTGAAAGACAGCGGTGA
- the LOC101515035 gene encoding probable receptor-like protein kinase At1g11050: MKIFMMMFMFLLMNMMCLKGYSTSPTLSPSSSICPMDLNYVLRIHWNSSACQNFESSSSKKEATTSTCCISLLSLFGIGFAQHLKATSSFNLQDLPTSISCMQDFQSKLNSLSLPKNLTNSCFDPLQFVISPNICAGIETVHDWNEKLGPNTPLNSACKPDLTDLSQCDVCLAAGLQVKQKLVALDGNSSRSLNCFYFTILYAAGIVNEFGPESNGAVTCAFSLPVYSEVGSGSKGHQRLVFGLTGAGVALFVMSTLLGLYVWCDRRRRKLETFQFDFDPEEQGSRRKLRPNTGSIWYKIEELEKATDKFSTKNFIGRGGFGLVFKGTLPDGSVVAVKRVLESDFQGDVEFCNEVEIISNLKHRNLLPLRGCCVVDENDKNYGNRGESQRYLVYDYMPNGNLEDHLFVSKDPQKVNKSLTWPLRKNIILDVAKGLVYLHYGVKPAIYHRDIKATNILLDEDMRARVADFGLAKQSREGQSHLTTRVAGTHGYLAPEYALYGQLTEKSDVYSFGVVVLEIMCGRKALDLSSSGSPRAFLITDWAWSLVKSGKIDEALDASLLNDENNSSSNPKSIMERFLLVGILCSHVMVALRPTISDALKMLEGDIEVPQIPDRPMPLGHPAFYNDGNTFSISPALSGPKLRAGDMLR, encoded by the coding sequence ATGAAGATTTTCATGATGATGTTTATGTTTCTATTAATGAACATGATGTGTTTGAAGGGTTATTCAACATCTCCTACCCTTTCTCCATCATCATCTATATGTCCTATGGATCTTAACTATGTTCTTAGAATCCATTGGAACTCATCAGCATGTCAAAATTTTGAGTCTTCATCATCCAAAAAAGAAGCAACTACAAGCACTTGTTGCATATCACTTTTATCCCTTTTTGGAATAGGATTTGCACAACACTTAAAAGCAACTTCAAGTTTCAATCTCCAAGACCTTCCAACTTCAATTTCATGCATGCAAGATTTTCAATCAAAGCTTAATTCTCTGTCACTCCCTAAAAACCTTACAAACTCTTGCTTTGACCCTCTTCAGTTTGTTATCTCACCTAATATATGTGCAGGCATTGAAACTGTTCATGATTGGAACGAGAAGCTTGGTCCAAACACACCTCTTAATTCTGCTTGTAAACCAGATCTCACTGATCTTTCTCAGTGTGATGTGTGTTTGGCTGCAGGGTTACAAGTTAAGCAGAAGCTTGTTGCTCTTGATGGTAACTCTTCTCGTTCATTGAACTGTTTCTACTTTACAATTCTTTATGCTGCTGGAATTGTGAATGAGTTTGGACCTGAAAGTAATGGTGCTGTTACTTGTGCTTTTAGTTTACCTGTTTATTCAGAAGTTGGTTCTGGTTCAAAGGGTCATCAGCGTCTTGTGTTTGGTTTAACAGGAGCTGGTGTTGCATTGTTTGTTATGTCTACTTTGTTGGGTTTATATGTTTGGTGTGATAGGAGGAGGAGAAAGCTTGAAACTtttcaatttgattttgatcCTGAGGAACAAGGGTCTAGGCGTAAGTTAAGGCCTAATACAGGGTCAATTTGGTACAAAATTGAGGAACTTGAGAAAGCTACTGATAAATTTTCAACTAAGAATTTTATTGGTAGAGGTGGGTTTGGTCTTGTTTTCAAGGGAACTTTGCCTGATGGATCTGTTGTTGCTGTTAAAAGGGTTTTGGAATCTGATTTTCAAGGGGATGTTGAGTTTTGTAATGAGGTTGAGATTATTAGTAATCTTAAGCACAGGAATTTGTTGCCTCTTAGAGGTTGTTGTGTGGTTGATGAGAATGATAAGAATTATGGTAATAGAGGGGAAAGTCAAAGATATCTTGTTTATGATTACATGCCAAATGGAAACTTGGAAGATCATCTTTTTGTGTCAAAGGATCCTCAAAAGGTTAATAAATCATTGACTTGGCCTCTTAGGAAGAATATAATTTTGGATGTGGCAAAAGGGTTGGTTTATTTGCACTATGGAGTTAAGCCTGCAATTTATCATAGGGATATAAAAGCCACTAATATATTACTTGATGAAGATATGAGAGCAAGAGTTGCTGATTTTGGACTTGCTAAACAAAGTAGGGAGGGTCAGTCTCATCTCACTACTAGAGTGGCCGGAACTCACGGATATTTAGCACCCGAATACGCGCTCTACGGTCAGCTGACTGAGAAGAGTGATGTATATAGCTTTGGCGTTGTTGTTTTGGAGATAATGTGTGGGAGGAAGGCGCTTGACTTGTCTTCATCGGGGTCACCGCGGGCGTTTCTGATCACCGATTGGGCTTGGTCATTGGTGAAATCGGGGAAAATTGACGAGGCTTTGGATGCATCTCTATTGAATGACGAAAACAATTCCAGTTCAAATCCTAAGAGCATAATGGAAAGGTTTTTGCTGGTTGGAATTTTGTGTTCTCATGTAATGGTTGCTTTGAGGCCAACAATTTCTGATGCTTTGAAGATGTTGGAAGGTGATATTGAAGTTCCTCAAATTCCTGATAGGCCTATGCCTCTTGGCCATCCTGCATTTTATAATGATGGCAACACTTTTAGCATATCTCCAGCGTTAAGCGGCCCGAAACTGCGCGCTGGAGACATGCTcaggtaa